Proteins co-encoded in one Chlorogloeopsis sp. ULAP01 genomic window:
- the hetR gene encoding heterocyst differentiation master regulator HetR, producing the protein MSNDVDLIKRLGPSAMDQIMLYLAFSAMRTSGHRHGAFLDAAATAAKCAIYMTYLEQGQNLRMTGHLHHLEPKRVKAIVEEVRQALTEGKLLKMLGSQEPRYLIQFPYVWMEKYPWRPGRSRVPGTSLTSEEKRQIEQKLPPNLPDAQLITSFEFLELIEFLHKRSQEDLPKEHQMPLSEALAEHIKRRLLYSGTVTRIDSPWGMPFYALTRPFYAPVDDQERTYITVEDTARYFRMMRDWAEKRPNTMRVLEELDIPPEKLEQAMEELDEITRAWADKYHKDGGEPTILQMVVGKKED; encoded by the coding sequence ATGAGTAACGACGTAGATCTGATCAAACGCCTCGGCCCCAGTGCGATGGATCAGATCATGCTTTATCTGGCTTTTAGTGCCATGCGGACGAGTGGACACAGGCATGGGGCATTTTTAGATGCAGCCGCAACCGCAGCTAAGTGTGCTATTTATATGACCTATCTAGAGCAGGGACAAAACCTGCGCATGACAGGGCATTTGCATCACTTAGAACCGAAGCGGGTAAAAGCCATTGTCGAGGAAGTTAGACAGGCATTGACTGAGGGTAAATTGCTGAAGATGCTCGGTTCTCAAGAACCGCGTTATCTCATTCAATTTCCTTATGTTTGGATGGAAAAGTATCCTTGGCGTCCAGGACGTTCCCGCGTACCTGGTACAAGTCTAACTAGCGAAGAAAAAAGACAAATTGAGCAAAAATTACCGCCAAATTTGCCTGATGCTCAGTTGATTACTTCCTTTGAATTTCTAGAGCTAATAGAATTTCTGCACAAGCGATCGCAGGAAGACTTGCCAAAAGAACACCAAATGCCTTTGAGTGAAGCCCTAGCGGAGCATATTAAGCGCCGTCTGCTTTATTCTGGTACGGTAACTCGCATCGATTCTCCTTGGGGAATGCCCTTCTATGCTCTGACTCGTCCTTTTTATGCCCCAGTTGACGATCAAGAGCGTACTTACATTACAGTGGAAGATACAGCTCGCTACTTCCGTATGATGCGAGATTGGGCAGAAAAAAGACCTAATACCATGCGAGTTTTGGAAGAACTAGATATTCCACCAGAAAAGCTAGAGCAAGCGATGGAAGAATTGGATGAAATTACCCGTGCTTGGGCAGATAAATATCACAAAGACGGAGGAGAACCAACAATTTTACAGATGGTTGTTGGCAAAAAAGAAGACTAA
- the rpsD gene encoding 30S ribosomal protein S4, whose amino-acid sequence MSRYRGPRLRIVRRLGELPGLTRKSARRSYPPGQHGQNRKKRSEYAIRLEEKQKLRLNYGLTEKQLLRYVRKARRVTGSTGQVLLQLLEMRLDNTVFRLGMAPTIPAARQLVNHGHVTVNGRVVNIASYQCRPGEVIGVRDKEASKKLVEANLQYPGLANLPSHLEFDKNTLVGKVNGVVEREWVALSVNELLVVEYYSRQA is encoded by the coding sequence ATGTCCCGATATAGAGGACCACGTCTTAGAATTGTACGTCGCCTGGGCGAATTGCCAGGATTAACTCGTAAAAGCGCTAGACGCTCTTACCCCCCCGGACAGCACGGACAAAACCGTAAAAAGCGCTCTGAGTACGCTATCCGTCTCGAAGAAAAGCAAAAACTTCGTCTCAACTATGGCTTAACAGAAAAGCAACTACTGCGTTACGTGCGCAAAGCCAGACGTGTGACTGGTTCTACCGGTCAAGTGCTGCTGCAATTGCTAGAAATGCGCCTGGATAACACAGTTTTTCGCTTGGGTATGGCTCCCACTATTCCAGCAGCCCGCCAACTAGTAAATCACGGTCACGTCACGGTTAATGGTCGTGTTGTTAATATTGCCAGTTACCAGTGCCGCCCTGGAGAAGTTATTGGCGTTAGAGACAAGGAAGCGTCCAAGAAGTTGGTGGAAGCTAACTTGCAATATCCCGGTTTGGCAAACCTGCCCAGTCATCTAGAGTTTGACAAAAATACTTTAGTTGGCAAAGTCAATGGCGTGGTTGAGCGCGAATGGGTAGCGCTGAGTGTTAATGAACTGCTCGTGGTGGAATACTACTCACGTCAAGCGTAA